Below is a window of Phaenicophaeus curvirostris isolate KB17595 unplaced genomic scaffold, BPBGC_Pcur_1.0 scaffold_636, whole genome shotgun sequence DNA.
CCTGGGTATTGGGGGGTCccgtttggggggtccctggatattggggggtcccagtgtgggGGTGCCGTACCCGCCTGCCCGGGCCgcagcacctccagctccaccGTGGTGTTCGTCGTCTCCCCCGACTCCTCGTCCCGCGCCAGCACCTGcgcccagtgctcccagtgctcccagtgctcccagtgctcccagagctcccagtgctcccagtgctcccagtgctcccagtgcgcccagtgctcccagtaccacCAGTGCTTCCAGCACTCCCAGTGCCtctccagtgccccccagtgctcccagtgcctcctggttcctccccagtgcctcccagtgccctacAGTGCCcaccagttccctcccagtgcctcccagtgcctcccagtgacTCACgctgccctcccagtgccctccagtgCACCCTAGTTCCTCCACAGTGCCTCCCAGATCCTCTCCAGTGCCTCctagtgccccccagttcctcccagtgccccccagttcctGTCCAGTCCGTCCTAGCACCCTCCCAGTTCCACCCAGTGCCCTCCAGTCCCTCTCCAGTCCCTCCTAgtgctgttccagtgccccccagttcctcTCCAGTGCCCTATAGTGCCCTCCAGTTCCTCTCCAGTCCCTCctagtgccctcccagtgccctccagttCCTCTCCAGTCCCTCCTAGCGCtgtcccagtgccacccagttcctctccagtgcctcccagttcctctcCAAGTGCCTCCTAGGGCACCCTAGTTCCTCTCCAGCGCCCTAGAGTGCCCGCCAGATCCTCTCCAGTTcttcccagtgccctccagttCCTCTCCAGTGccacccagttcctcccagtgccccctagtTCCTCTCCAGTGCCCTATAGTGCCCCCAAGTTCCtctccagttcctcccagtgcccccccattCCTCACCAGTCCCTCctagtgccctccc
It encodes the following:
- the LOC138735264 gene encoding merozoite surface protein CMZ-8-like, which translates into the protein PSAPSAPSAPSAPRAPSAPSAPSAPSAPSAPSTTSASSTPSASPVPPSAPSASWFLPSASQCPTFLSVPSSSSPVPPSSVPVLPSSSPVPPRSSPVPPSAPSSSPVPPVPL